Proteins found in one Miscanthus floridulus cultivar M001 chromosome 4, ASM1932011v1, whole genome shotgun sequence genomic segment:
- the LOC136548069 gene encoding uncharacterized protein: MAYLLAPPNNGAAVLPTDDDGGQLRLPTKLLGSLRTVGRPTSKTNPLLVAAVYNATDISSVDVKLVDVASGATVARLDRQGNGHFGVTGGLLCLVGTGGTAAVSVLDAATGDVTNIPAYTAPNGENTSSAYVFGHVPATGEHKVLRVYTAGHGKTKQPCEILTLGSSKQRWRPAPSPPVVVGTAPSRHWAVTRGVAHFLIPQRAEYDVIASFDLATEEWRPTLLQCPLSSDKRNCCSDSLSLVELNGCLVFVHHDYKSYAMDMWVLTTDLDRGTWLRVEPLPLGKILRGDGEIMAQPLMVLDDGRAAFWVRYPNSVVRVYNPRTGGCEDVVNFGKLCSVVGLYRGSLLGVK, translated from the coding sequence ATGGCATATCTGCTAGCACCGCCCAACAACGGGGCCgccgtcctccccacggacgacgaCGGCGGGCAGCTGCGCCTGCCTACGAAGCTCCTCGGCTCTCTCCGCACCGTCGGACGGCCAACCAGCAAGACGAACCCGCTCCTCGTCGCCGCCGTCTACAACGCCACCGACATCTCCAGCGTCGACGTCAAGCTCGTGGACGTGGCGTCAGGCGCGACGGTCGCCCGGCTGGACCGCCAAGGCAACGGCCACTTCGGCGTCACCGGCGGCCTCCTCTGCCTCGTCGGCACCGGCGGCACGGCGGCCGTCAGCGTGCTCGACGCGGCCACCGGCGACGTCACCAACATCCCAGCATACACGGCACCTAACGGCGAGAACACCTCGTCGGCGTACGTGTTCGGGCACGTCCCCGCGACGGGAGAGCACAAGGTGCTCCGCGTCTACACCGCTGGCCACGGCAAAACCAAGCAACCATGCGAGATCCTCACCCTCGGCAGCAGCAAGCAGCGTTGGAGGCCGGCGCCGAGCCCTCCGGTGGTCGTCGGCACGGCGCCCTCCCGGCACTGGGCGGTCACGCGAGGGGTCGCCCACTTCTTGATCCCTCAGAGGGCCGAGTACGACGTCATCGCCTCGTTCGACCTGGCGACGGAGGAGTGGAGGCCGACGCTCCTCCAGTGCCCGCTCTCCTCCGACAAGCGCAACTGCTGCAGCGACAGCCTCAGCCTGGTCGAGCTCAACGGCTGCCTGGTGTTTGTGCACCATGACTACAAGTCCTACGCCATGGACATGTGGGTGCTGACGACGGACCTGGACAgggggacgtggctgagagtggaGCCTCTTCCTCTAGGGAAGATTCTCCGTGGCGACGGCGAAATCATGGCGCAGCCGTTGATGGTGCTGGACGATGGACGCGCAGCGTTCTGGGTGCGATACCCCAATAGCGTGGTGCGGGTGTATAATCCACGGACCGGCGGCTGTGAGGATGTGGTCAATTTCGGAAAATTGTGTAGCGTTGTTGGGTTGTACAGGGGAAGCCTCTTGGGGGTCAAGTAG